The Alphaproteobacteria bacterium DNA segment GCCATGTGCAGCAACTGCGCGTGCGTAAGGGCACAAAACTCACGGTGACCCCCGATAGCGGTCCGCTCGTTCATGGGGACAGCGTGACGCCTTTTAGCGGTCCGCATCCGCGCTCCCGTTACGGCACTTGAAGCCAAGGGCGATGGTCGAGCCGCTGCACACACGGTTGGAGTCCCTCGCCGCCCGTGGCGTGGTGGTGGTGGATCCGCGCCAAACCTATCTGGATGAGCAGGTCGATTTGGGCCGCATCTGCCCGGGCGCGGTGCTGCATCCGGGGACGCGCTTGTCGGGCGCGCGCATCTTCATCGGTCCAGGAGCCAAAATCGGCACCGAAGGTCCGGCCAGCCTGGTTCAGTCCGTCATCGGGCCGGATGCCGAAATCGCCAGCGGCTATGTGGAAGGCGCGGTTTTGCTGCGCGCAGCTAAGATCGGCGGCAATGGCCATGTGCGGCCCGCTTGTCTGCTGGAGGAAGAGGCCTCGACCGCCCATGCCGTGGGCCTGAAGCACACCATTTTAATGAGCTTTGTCACGCTGGGATCGTTGATCAATCTGTGTGACGCCTTGCTGGCCGGCGGTACGTCGCGCGCGGATCATACGGAAGTCGGCAGCGGCTTTATCCATTTCAATTTCACCCCTTGGGGTAAGCGGGGCGATAAGGCCACGTCGTCTCTGGTGGGCGATGTGGTGCATGGCGTGTTCTTGCGCCAGCCGCGCGTGTTTTTGGGCGGGCTTTCCGGCATGGTCGGGCCGCAAAAGATCGGCTTTGGCGCGTTGACCGTCGCGGGGCAGGTTATTCGCGCCCCCGTGCCCGCTGGGCGCATCCATGGCGATGTGGCCCGGCGCGTCGATACGGCCTTTCGCTCGGATCTGGGCGATTGGCAGGGCCAGGACATCGCCCGATTGAATAAGGACTATATCGGCCAATTGGTTGCGCTGCGCGCCTGGTATGAACAGGTGCGTCTGGCGCGTATTCCCGCAACGCCCGAACACGCGACCGACCGAATCGTGATTCAAGAGGCGATGCGGGTTTTGGACTCGTGCGTGGATGAGCGCGTCAAACGCCTGAACGCCTTTTTGGAAGAGCGCGGCCTGACGCCATTGACGGTGACCTCGGATGCCCCGCTTTGTCCCTTGGACGTTACCCCCGACGGACGCGATCACGTCGATTGGGTGCGCGGCTTGAACGATGCTCAGATTGAAACTGGCATTGCTTGGTTGCAGACGGTGGCCCAAGGCGTCCATTCCGCCGCGTCCCGGAATTTTTCGTCATGAATCTTCTTTCTGGCCCCGTCGCGTATCAAGGGGTGGCCGGGGCCTATTCGGATATCGCGGTCAAGGCGATATTCGGCCCAGACGTTGCCACCTTGCCCTGCCCGACATTCGAAGCCGCCTTGACCGCCGTGCGCGAGCAGCGGGCTGAAATGGCCGTGATTCCGGTGGAGAACTCGGTGGCCGGACGGGTGGCCGATGTGCATGACCTGCTGCCGAATTGCGGTTTGTCGATCGTAGCCGAGCATTATCAGCCCATCCACCATCATCTGCTGGCAGTGCCAGGGGCCAAGCTGGAGCAGATTCAGCGCGTTCAAAGCCATATCCAGGCCCTAACCCAGTGCCGCACCTATCTGCGCCGGCATGGCATGACCCCCGTCGCAGGGGGCGATACGGCCAGCGCCGCCCAATATGTGGCCAAGGCCGTTGATCCCTATCTGGGGGCCATCGCCTCGGAAGAGGCAGGGCGGCTATATGGTCTGGAAAGCCTGGCCCATGACATTGCTGATCGTCCCGACAACACCACCCGCTTTCTGGTGATGGCGCGTGAGACCCCCTGGCCAAAGCCCGGG contains these protein-coding regions:
- a CDS encoding UDP-N-acetylglucosamine pyrophosphorylase, with product MVEPLHTRLESLAARGVVVVDPRQTYLDEQVDLGRICPGAVLHPGTRLSGARIFIGPGAKIGTEGPASLVQSVIGPDAEIASGYVEGAVLLRAAKIGGNGHVRPACLLEEEASTAHAVGLKHTILMSFVTLGSLINLCDALLAGGTSRADHTEVGSGFIHFNFTPWGKRGDKATSSLVGDVVHGVFLRQPRVFLGGLSGMVGPQKIGFGALTVAGQVIRAPVPAGRIHGDVARRVDTAFRSDLGDWQGQDIARLNKDYIGQLVALRAWYEQVRLARIPATPEHATDRIVIQEAMRVLDSCVDERVKRLNAFLEERGLTPLTVTSDAPLCPLDVTPDGRDHVDWVRGLNDAQIETGIAWLQTVAQGVHSAASRNFSS
- a CDS encoding prephenate dehydratase: MNLLSGPVAYQGVAGAYSDIAVKAIFGPDVATLPCPTFEAALTAVREQRAEMAVIPVENSVAGRVADVHDLLPNCGLSIVAEHYQPIHHHLLAVPGAKLEQIQRVQSHIQALTQCRTYLRRHGMTPVAGGDTASAAQYVAKAVDPYLGAIASEEAGRLYGLESLAHDIADRPDNTTRFLVMARETPWPKPGQGLYVTSLIFRVRSVPASLYKALGGFATHGINITRLESYLVDGCFLAAQFYADVEGHPQDPAMVLALEELGFFAQTVRVLGVYAAHDDRRATVSPPPVM